In a single window of the Cygnus olor isolate bCygOlo1 chromosome 5, bCygOlo1.pri.v2, whole genome shotgun sequence genome:
- the ADSS1 gene encoding adenylosuccinate synthetase isozyme 1 produces MSGTRASNDRTSHPGGGGLKRARSEPGGNKVTVVLGAQWGDEGKGKVVDLLATESDVVCRCQGGNNAGHTVVVDGKEYDFHLFPSGIINPKAISFIGNGVVIHLPGLFEEAEKNEKKGLKDWEKRLIISDRAHIVFDFHQAVDGLQEVQRQAQEGKNIGTTKKGIGPTYSSKAARTGLRICDLLSDFDEFSSRFKNLAQQYKSMFPTLEIDIEGQLKKLKGYAEKIRPMVRDGVYFMYEALHGSPKKILVEGANAALLDIDFGTYPFVTSSNCTVGGVCTGLGIPPQHVGDVYGVVKAYTTRVGIGAFPTEQINEIGDLLQSRGHEWGVTTGRKRRCGWLDLVILKYAHMINGFTALALTKLDILDVLDEIKIGVAYKLGGKRIPYFPANQEILQKVEVEYETMPGWKTDTTGARKWEDLPPKAQNYIRCVENHVGVPVKWVGVGKSRESMIQLF; encoded by the exons ATGTCGGGCACCCGGGCGTCCAACGACCGCACCAGCCaccccggcggcggcgggctcAAGCGGGCGCGCAGCGAGCCGGGCGGTAACAAAGTGACGGTGGTGCTGGGGGCGCAGTGGGGGGACGAAGGCAAAGGCAAGGTGGTTGACCTGTTGGCCACCGAGTCGGACGTGGTGTGCCGGTGCCAG GGTGGTAATAACGCAGGTCATACTGTGGTTGTTGATGGGAAAGAATATGATTTCCACCTGTTTCCTAGTGGCATCATTAATCCAAAGGCAATTTCTTTCATTG GTAATGGAGTGGTTATACATTTACCAGGCCTATttgaagaagctgaaaagaatgagaagaaag gtttaAAAGATTGGGAGAAAAGATTGATTATATCAGATAGAGCACATATAG tgtttGACTTTCACCAGGCAGTAGATGGGCTCCAGGAGGTGCAACGTcaagcacaagaaggaaaaaa TATTGGCACAACAAAGAAGGGGATTGGACCAACATATTCTTCCAAAGCTGCACGAACAGGTCTTCGAATTTGTGACCTCCTTTCTGACTTTGATGAATTTTCTTCAAG atttaaaaaccTGGCACAACAATACAAGTCAATGTTTCCAACATTGGAAATAGATATAGAAGGACAACTGAAAAAGCTAAAG GgatatgctgaaaaaataagacCGATGGTTCGAGATGGCGTATATTTTATGTATGAAGCTCTACATGGCTCCCCAAAGAAGATCCTTGTTGAAGGAGCCAATGCAGCACTACTTGATATTGACTTTG gCACGTATCCTTTCGTGACTTCATCGAACTGCACTGTAGGTGGTGTATGCACTGGACTTGGTATTCCCCCCCAGCACGTTGGTGATGTGTATGGCGTGGTGAAGGCGTATACTACTCGGGTGGGAATTGGAGCCTTCCCAACTGAGCAGATTAAT GAAATTGGAGATCTTTTACAGTCCCGTGGCCACGAATGGGGAGTAACAACAGGCAGAAAGAGACGCTGTGGCTGGTTAGATCttgtcattttgaaatatgcTCATATGATCAACGGATTCACTGC tttggCCTTAACAAAGCTGGATATTCTTGATGTCCTTGATGAGATTAAAATTGGTGTTGCTTACAAATTGGGTGGAAAAAGAATTCCATATTTTCCAG CTAATCAAGAGATATTACAGAAGGTGGAAGTAGAGTACGAAACAATGCCTGGGTGGAAGACTGACACAACTGGTGCACGAAAATGGGAGGACCTCCCACCCAAGGCCCAGAATTACATCCGATGTGTGGAAAACCACGTTGGAGTGCCAG tCAAATGGGTCGGAGTTGGAAAATCAAGAGAGTCAATGATCCAGCTGTTCTAA